The DNA region AACGGGGCCGGCTTTTTTGAGGCGAGGGCCTCAGCGGGCCTCTCGCCGGAGCAGCATCGCTACCTGATCGAGCACCCCCTGCCCGAGGAGGCGGTCAACAAGCTGATCTGCGAGCGCTACCGCATCGGTAACTCCTACTTTGTACCCAAAGGCGACCCCATTTGGCGCGACGCAACCCTCGCCAGCTTCTTCATCATTGTCGATGATCGCGTCGAGGCCGTACCTCTGGACTCTACTCCGCTAGGCGAGCCGGATTTAGGCCCCGAATGGCAAGTTGAAGATCTGCTGATCGTGCCTCTGCGCGGTGCCGATAACTCTCTTCTTGGCTTTCTAACGCCCGATTCTCCCCTCAACGGCCTGCGCCCAACGCTGGAGATTCTGGAACTGTTCGAATTGTTTGCCAACCAGGCTGCAATTGTGATCGAAGGCACGCGGCTTTACGAAGAGCTGAAGCGGCACAGCGAAGAGCGGGCAGCCCTTGTCAAGATCGGGAGAGCCCTCTCGGCCCCTGACGACCCGGGGGACCTGCAGAGCATCTACCAGACCATTTATGAGCAAGTAGCGCCCATGATGCCCGTCGACGCTTTTTATATTGCCCGCTATGTCCGTGATGCCGAGGGCGAGAAGCTGGTAATGGAATTCTTAATCGACGATGGAGTCAGGTATCCTGCGGTCGAGTTCGGCCTCATTCTGCCGCAGACGCATGATATCCTCTTTCATGAGCCGGTTGGCCGACTCATAACAACCAGTCGAGAATTTCTTGAATTTGCCGGTCTCGCGGCGAGCGACGAAGGAGCGAATCTTCTTGGGAGCAACCGACCGGCGGAGTCGATTCTCTTTGTCCCGCTGCGCTATGGGGAAAAAGTGCTGGGACTGCTTTCCGTGCAGTCCTATCGGCCTCAGGCCTACACTCAGAGGCATCTGGAACTGCTGAAAGAGATTGGCATTCAGGCGGCCATAGCTATGAATAACGCGCAGCTCTATACAGAATTGCGTGAAGCTCTCAAGCAAGCGCAAGAATCCGAGCGCCTCAAGAATCACTTCCTGATGACTGCCTCGCACGAGCTGCGCACACCGCTGACGGCCATCCAGGGTTATCTGGAGCTGTTGGGGGATTTTGGGGAATCGCTGGATGAAGAGGCCAAAGCCCGTTTCATCAACAACGCGCGCCGGGCCTGTGAAGAGTTAGTCTTGCTGCTTGGCAATGTGATGGATGCCAGCCGCATTGACCAGGACCGTGTCATGCTCAAAATGGAGCCGGTGCAGGTTGTTCGTCCTGTCATGCTCATCCTGGAGATTCTGGAGCCGATCCTGGTGCGTGAGGAGAGGAGCATGTCCATTGAGGTGCCCGAGGATCTACAGGTGTGGGCGGATGATCTGCGGCTACGTCAAATTCTTCTCAACATCGTTGGCAATGCGCTCAAATACACCCCGGTGGGGTCGCCCGTCGCCATCTCGGCGCGACGTCTCAGCTGGGAAGAACTCTCTGGTCTCCCCTCTCTGGCGGGTCAGCACTGCCCGGCCAGGCCGCCGTCGGGCGCTTTTGCACTGATTGCGGTGCGTGACTGGGGACCGGGGATCTCGCGAGCAGATCAGGCGCGCCTCTTTACCAGGTTTATGCGCCTACCCAACGCTCTCAACAGTATGCAGCGCGGTGCAGGGTTAGGGCTATATCTCTGTCGTCAGCTGACCGAGGCGATGGGAGGCTCGATCTGGATGGAGAGCGAGGGAATTGCCGGCGAAGGCTCGACCTTCTACATCGCGCTGCCGCTCTATTCTGAGGAACAGTGTAACAAGGAGTGAGTTGTAGGTGACGAAGGAACGCTCTTTTGCAACAGTCAATGAGCACAAAACGAGCCTGGCCAGCGCTACGGCTTTGATGACCGCTGCAGGATACAGCCGTGCAGATATTCATATGCATACGAACCTTGGTGACGGTTGGGCCAGTCCAGCGCAGGTCATCAAGGAAGCGCGGCGTCGTGGATTGCGTCTTATCGCTATCACCGATCACGACCACCTCGAAGGGGCCTGGCGTGTGGCTGAGCTGCTTGCCAGGGAGCAGGCCATCGGTCAAGATGGAGACGGCCCGGAAGCGGCGACGCCTCTCGAACTGGTGATCGGGGTCGAGGTTACCACCCGTGATGGCCATCTCCTGGGACTCTTTGTAGAGAAGGCCCCTCGCGCCCAGCGACCGGTAGAGGAAGCCATCGATGAGATCAAAGCCCAAGGAGGACTGGTCATCGTGCCTCATCCCTTTGGGCGTCTGGTGCCCAGTTTAAGCCGCGCCAGGATCGAAGAGCTCCTCAACAAGGGCTACTGTATCGATGCTCTGGAGATGTACAATCCCTCGCCAGCAAACGCCTCGCAGCGCCATAGAGTACGCCTGGCTAACCAGCAATGGCGGCTGGCGGAGGTTGGTGGCAGCGATGCCCATTTCTGGCAGCACATTGGCGTGGCTTACACGCTCTTCCCCGGGCAGAGCGCAGAGGAGCTGCGTCAAGCTATTCTCCAGCGGCAGGCTGCACCTGGCGGTCAAGAGGTGCCAACGCCGCGCTTGCCGCTCGGCGTCTATGTGGCGCAATGTGCCTGGAGCTGGCTGGTCGA from Thermogemmatispora onikobensis includes:
- a CDS encoding GAF domain-containing sensor histidine kinase: MKQRSTRQQESSLERQQRELLRHIIDIGASLRLGMDTDTLLQRVSEAACKALRFRYSALYLNNGAGFFEARASAGLSPEQHRYLIEHPLPEEAVNKLICERYRIGNSYFVPKGDPIWRDATLASFFIIVDDRVEAVPLDSTPLGEPDLGPEWQVEDLLIVPLRGADNSLLGFLTPDSPLNGLRPTLEILELFELFANQAAIVIEGTRLYEELKRHSEERAALVKIGRALSAPDDPGDLQSIYQTIYEQVAPMMPVDAFYIARYVRDAEGEKLVMEFLIDDGVRYPAVEFGLILPQTHDILFHEPVGRLITTSREFLEFAGLAASDEGANLLGSNRPAESILFVPLRYGEKVLGLLSVQSYRPQAYTQRHLELLKEIGIQAAIAMNNAQLYTELREALKQAQESERLKNHFLMTASHELRTPLTAIQGYLELLGDFGESLDEEAKARFINNARRACEELVLLLGNVMDASRIDQDRVMLKMEPVQVVRPVMLILEILEPILVREERSMSIEVPEDLQVWADDLRLRQILLNIVGNALKYTPVGSPVAISARRLSWEELSGLPSLAGQHCPARPPSGAFALIAVRDWGPGISRADQARLFTRFMRLPNALNSMQRGAGLGLYLCRQLTEAMGGSIWMESEGIAGEGSTFYIALPLYSEEQCNKE
- a CDS encoding CehA/McbA family metallohydrolase, with product MTKERSFATVNEHKTSLASATALMTAAGYSRADIHMHTNLGDGWASPAQVIKEARRRGLRLIAITDHDHLEGAWRVAELLAREQAIGQDGDGPEAATPLELVIGVEVTTRDGHLLGLFVEKAPRAQRPVEEAIDEIKAQGGLVIVPHPFGRLVPSLSRARIEELLNKGYCIDALEMYNPSPANASQRHRVRLANQQWRLAEVGGSDAHFWQHIGVAYTLFPGQSAEELRQAILQRQAAPGGQEVPTPRLPLGVYVAQCAWSWLVDPPRRAWRARRNHQNHRTLVVR